The following proteins come from a genomic window of Pseudomonas sp. Z8(2022):
- a CDS encoding multidrug effflux MFS transporter, with protein MTNSILFIIAALSAFGPLAVDFYLPSFPAMATAFSTDVENIQHSLASYFIGLAIGQIIYGSLSDRFGRRIPMLVGVGIFTLTSLACALATSLEWLIGLRFLQALGGCAGMVIGRAVTRDLCDPINSAKVFSQLMLIMGAAPMLAPLGGALLLERFGWESIFISLAIFSALCWVAVLVGLPETRDPNEPPAPLSGALKAYGTLLCDKPFMGYVFSGGMALAAKFAYISGSPFVFIQLFGLSPEQYGWLFGINAIGFVIGAQLNARLLNYQSPDYWLIRVVWLFIICTATPLVCLLLMPGNFWPVLVSLTLALSVLGLLTPNAMVGAMATHGRIAGSASALMGCLQFTLAALASALVATLHDGTAVPMLGVIFGCALLSLAATEVTRRKAAADSQS; from the coding sequence ATGACCAACAGCATTCTGTTCATCATCGCCGCCCTGAGCGCCTTCGGGCCCCTGGCGGTCGATTTCTACCTGCCCAGCTTTCCAGCCATGGCTACGGCCTTCTCCACGGATGTGGAGAATATCCAGCACTCGCTGGCGTCCTATTTCATCGGACTGGCCATCGGCCAGATCATCTACGGCTCCCTGTCGGACCGCTTCGGCCGGCGCATCCCCATGTTGGTGGGTGTCGGCATCTTTACCCTGACGTCGCTGGCCTGCGCCCTGGCCACCAGCCTTGAATGGCTGATCGGCCTGCGTTTCCTCCAGGCGCTCGGGGGCTGCGCCGGGATGGTCATCGGCCGGGCCGTTACCCGGGATCTGTGCGACCCGATCAACTCGGCCAAGGTGTTTTCGCAACTGATGCTGATCATGGGCGCCGCGCCCATGCTGGCGCCCCTTGGCGGCGCGCTGCTGCTGGAGCGTTTTGGCTGGGAGTCGATTTTCATCAGCCTGGCGATCTTCAGCGCGCTGTGCTGGGTCGCCGTGCTGGTGGGGCTGCCCGAGACCCGCGACCCCAACGAGCCGCCCGCGCCGCTATCCGGCGCCCTCAAGGCCTATGGCACCCTGCTCTGCGACAAGCCGTTCATGGGTTACGTGTTCAGCGGCGGCATGGCCCTGGCCGCGAAATTTGCCTATATCTCCGGCTCGCCCTTCGTGTTCATCCAGCTGTTCGGCTTGAGTCCCGAACAGTACGGCTGGCTGTTCGGCATCAACGCCATAGGCTTTGTCATCGGCGCGCAACTCAACGCCAGGCTGCTCAATTACCAATCCCCCGACTACTGGCTGATCCGGGTGGTCTGGCTGTTCATCATCTGCACCGCAACGCCTCTTGTCTGCCTGCTGCTGATGCCGGGAAACTTCTGGCCCGTCCTGGTCAGCCTGACGCTGGCGCTGTCCGTCCTTGGGCTGCTGACCCCCAATGCCATGGTGGGCGCCATGGCCACTCACGGCCGCATCGCGGGCAGCGCCTCGGCACTCATGGGCTGCCTGCAATTCACCCTGGCGGCGCTCGCCTCCGCCTTGGTCGCCACCCTGCACGATGGCACTGCGGTGCCGATGCTGGGAGTGATCTTCGGCTGCGCGCTGCTGTCGCTGGCGGCAACCGAGGTAACCAGACGCAAGGCTGCCGCTGACAGCCAGTCCTGA
- the catA gene encoding catechol 1,2-dioxygenase, protein MTVKISHTAEITSFFEQAAGLGQEQGNPRVKQIVLRLVQDLARVVEDLEITESEFWKAVDYLNRLGARGEAGLLAAGLGIEHFLDLLQDAKDEQQGLVGGTPRTIEGPLYVAGAPMGEGEVRMDDGTDPGTVMFLQGQVIDEQGKPLAGAVVDLWHANTKGNYSYFDSSQSDYNLRRRIVTDAQGYYRARTIVPSGYGCDPQGPTQECLDLLGRHGQRPAHVHFFISAPGYRHLTTQINFEGDKYLWDDFAYATRDGLIGELRIIEDGEAARSRGVASDRFAVMDFDFQLQLATSAQAEARSERPRALQSA, encoded by the coding sequence ATGACTGTAAAAATTTCCCACACTGCCGAAATCACCAGCTTTTTTGAGCAGGCCGCAGGCCTGGGCCAGGAGCAGGGCAACCCGCGGGTCAAGCAGATCGTTTTGCGGCTGGTGCAGGATCTCGCGCGCGTCGTCGAAGACCTGGAAATTACCGAAAGCGAGTTCTGGAAAGCCGTCGACTACCTTAACCGCCTGGGCGCTCGCGGTGAGGCGGGGCTACTGGCTGCGGGTCTCGGCATCGAGCATTTCCTCGATCTGCTGCAGGACGCCAAGGATGAGCAGCAAGGGCTGGTAGGCGGCACGCCACGTACTATCGAAGGACCGCTGTACGTTGCTGGCGCGCCTATGGGCGAGGGCGAGGTTCGCATGGATGATGGAACCGACCCGGGTACCGTCATGTTCCTGCAGGGGCAGGTGATCGATGAGCAGGGCAAGCCGCTGGCTGGCGCCGTGGTTGACCTGTGGCACGCCAATACCAAGGGCAACTACTCTTACTTCGACAGCAGCCAGTCCGACTACAACCTGCGCCGGCGCATCGTCACCGACGCGCAAGGCTACTACCGCGCCCGTACCATCGTGCCCTCAGGCTATGGCTGTGATCCGCAAGGCCCGACCCAGGAATGCCTGGATCTGCTTGGCCGCCACGGCCAGCGACCGGCCCACGTGCATTTCTTCATTTCGGCACCTGGCTACCGTCACCTGACCACGCAGATCAACTTCGAGGGTGACAAGTACCTGTGGGACGATTTTGCCTACGCCACCCGTGACGGGCTGATCGGCGAGCTGCGCATCATCGAAGATGGGGAAGCCGCACGCAGCCGTGGAGTTGCCAGCGATCGATTCGCTGTCATGGATTTCGACTTTCAGTTGCAGCTTGCGACCTCTGCACAAGCAGAGGCTCGCAGCGAGCGTCCACGCGCGTTGCAGAGTGCCTGA
- the catC gene encoding muconolactone Delta-isomerase produces the protein MLFHVKMTVNLPVDMNPEKAAQLKADEKALAQRLQREGVWRHLWRIAGHYANYSVFDVPSVEALHDALMQLPLFPYMDIEIDGLCRHPSSIHDDDR, from the coding sequence ATGCTTTTTCACGTGAAGATGACAGTCAACCTGCCGGTCGACATGAACCCGGAAAAAGCGGCGCAGCTGAAGGCCGACGAGAAGGCTCTGGCCCAGCGCCTGCAGCGCGAGGGCGTGTGGCGTCACCTGTGGCGCATCGCCGGCCACTACGCCAACTACAGCGTATTCGACGTTCCCAGCGTGGAAGCGTTGCACGACGCCCTGATGCAGCTGCCGTTGTTCCCCTACATGGACATCGAGATCGACGGGCTATGCCGCCATCCTTCGTCGATCCATGACGACGACCGCTAA
- a CDS encoding muconate cycloisomerase family protein: protein MTNALIERVQAVIVDVPTIRPHKLAMHTMQQQTMVILRITCSDGVEGIGEATTIGGLAYGNESPESMKVNIDAYLAPALVGMSAVNINAAMLKLDKIAKGNTFAKSGIESALLDAQGKRLGLPVSELLGGRVRDSLEVAWTLASGNTAKDIAEAEKMLEIRRHRLFKLKIGANPLEQDLKHVIAIKRELGDRASVRVDVNQYWDESQALYACRVLGDNGVDLIEQPISRINRSGQVRLNQRSSAPIMADESIESVEDAFSLAADGAASIFALKIAKNGGPRAVLRTAQIAQAAGIALYGGTMLEGSVGTLASAHAFLTLNQLTWGTELFGPLLLTEEIVTQAPDYRDFHLHVPRTPGLGLSLDEQQLARFARR, encoded by the coding sequence ATGACAAACGCACTGATTGAACGCGTCCAGGCCGTTATTGTCGATGTGCCGACGATCCGCCCGCACAAGCTGGCCATGCATACGATGCAGCAGCAGACCATGGTGATTTTGCGGATCACTTGCAGCGATGGCGTTGAGGGTATCGGTGAGGCCACCACCATTGGCGGCCTGGCCTACGGCAACGAAAGCCCGGAAAGCATGAAGGTCAACATCGACGCCTATCTGGCGCCGGCGCTGGTGGGTATGAGCGCCGTTAACATCAACGCCGCCATGCTCAAGCTCGACAAGATTGCCAAGGGCAACACCTTTGCCAAATCTGGCATCGAAAGCGCTTTGCTGGACGCCCAGGGCAAGCGTCTGGGCTTACCGGTTTCAGAACTGCTGGGTGGTCGCGTGCGCGATAGCCTGGAGGTTGCCTGGACGCTCGCCAGTGGTAATACAGCCAAGGACATCGCCGAAGCCGAGAAGATGCTGGAGATCCGCCGTCACCGGCTGTTCAAGCTAAAGATCGGTGCCAACCCGCTGGAGCAGGACCTCAAGCACGTCATCGCCATCAAGCGCGAACTGGGCGATCGCGCCAGCGTACGGGTCGATGTCAACCAGTACTGGGATGAGTCCCAGGCGCTGTATGCCTGCCGGGTACTGGGCGACAACGGCGTCGATCTGATCGAGCAGCCGATTTCGCGCATCAACCGAAGTGGCCAGGTACGCCTGAACCAGCGCAGCTCGGCGCCGATCATGGCCGATGAGTCCATCGAAAGCGTCGAGGACGCCTTCAGCCTGGCCGCAGACGGCGCGGCCAGCATCTTCGCGCTGAAGATCGCCAAGAATGGCGGGCCGCGGGCCGTGCTGCGCACCGCGCAGATCGCTCAGGCCGCCGGTATCGCCCTCTACGGCGGGACCATGCTCGAGGGCTCCGTCGGGACCTTAGCCTCGGCCCATGCTTTCCTCACCCTCAACCAGCTGACATGGGGCACCGAACTCTTCGGGCCGCTGCTACTGACCGAGGAAATCGTCACCCAGGCGCCCGATTATCGGGACTTCCACCTGCATGTACCGCGCACGCCAGGGCTGGGCCTGAGCCTGGACGAACAACAGTTGGCGCGTTTCGCTCGCCGTTAA
- a CDS encoding LysR family transcriptional regulator, translating into MELRHLRYFKVLAETLNFTRAAEILHIAQPPLSRQISQLEQELGTSLLVRERPVRLTEAGRFFYKQVCIQLQQLETTVDSTRRIGQGQRHCLGIGFAPSTLYTNLPKLIRELRQDSELELSLSEMTTVEQVEALKSGRIDIGFGRIIIDDPAIEQEVLSQDPLVAVLPKDHALAGHPVTLEQLGTEEFVLFPTQPRPSYADHILGLFAHHGISLKVSQWANELQTAIGLVAAGVGVTLVPSLVQQQHRTDIQYVRLLDTRACSPMIFSRRAGDVSSLVTRCLRFLDET; encoded by the coding sequence ATGGAGCTGCGCCACCTTCGCTACTTCAAGGTGCTGGCCGAGACGCTGAACTTCACCCGCGCTGCTGAGATTCTGCATATCGCACAACCCCCGCTGAGCCGGCAGATCAGCCAGCTCGAACAGGAGCTGGGTACCTCGCTGCTCGTTCGCGAGCGTCCGGTGCGCCTTACCGAGGCCGGGCGTTTTTTCTACAAGCAGGTCTGCATTCAGCTACAACAGCTTGAAACCACCGTCGACAGCACGCGGCGCATAGGCCAAGGCCAACGTCACTGCCTGGGCATCGGCTTTGCCCCCTCGACGCTGTACACCAACCTGCCCAAGCTGATCCGCGAACTACGGCAGGACAGCGAGCTGGAGCTGAGCCTCAGCGAGATGACCACGGTGGAGCAAGTAGAAGCCTTGAAGAGCGGCCGGATCGATATTGGCTTTGGCCGCATCATCATCGACGATCCGGCCATCGAGCAGGAGGTGCTGAGCCAGGACCCCTTGGTGGCGGTGCTTCCCAAAGACCATGCATTGGCCGGCCACCCGGTGACACTCGAACAGTTGGGAACCGAAGAATTCGTGCTGTTTCCCACGCAGCCAAGGCCCAGCTATGCCGACCACATACTAGGGCTGTTCGCCCACCACGGCATAAGTCTGAAGGTCAGTCAGTGGGCCAACGAGCTGCAAACGGCCATCGGCCTGGTGGCGGCCGGAGTAGGCGTTACCTTGGTGCCCTCGTTGGTGCAGCAGCAACATCGTACCGACATCCAGTACGTGCGCCTGCTGGATACCCGGGCATGCAGCCCGATGATTTTCAGCCGCCGCGCCGGGGACGTCAGCTCATTGGTCACGCGCTGTCTGAGGTTTCTCGACGAGACCTAG
- the pcaD gene encoding 3-oxoadipate enol-lactonase: protein MATVKLDDCELNYCLEGPVDAPVLVLSNSLGTDLHMWDAQAPAFSECFRVLRYDTRGHGGSSVTPGPYSIEQLGRDVLGLVDALGIGRFAFCGLSMGGLIGQWLGINAGERLTRLVICNTGAKIGTHEIWNERIDTVLQGGEQAMRDMRDASVSRWFTPAFAQQQPLEVDCITQMIAGTSPQGYAANCAAVRDADYREQLGTIKVPTLIVCGAKDPVTTTEHGRFMQARIPGAELIELDAAHLSNVEQRNAFAKKVQAFLVSR from the coding sequence ATGGCCACCGTAAAACTTGACGATTGCGAACTGAATTACTGTCTTGAGGGCCCGGTCGACGCGCCGGTGCTCGTGCTCTCCAACTCGCTGGGCACCGATCTGCACATGTGGGATGCCCAGGCGCCGGCCTTCAGCGAGTGTTTCCGCGTGCTGCGCTACGACACGCGCGGCCATGGCGGTTCGTCGGTCACGCCGGGCCCCTACAGCATCGAACAGCTAGGGCGTGATGTACTTGGGCTCGTGGATGCGCTGGGTATAGGTCGTTTCGCTTTCTGTGGCCTGTCCATGGGCGGCCTGATCGGCCAGTGGCTTGGCATCAACGCCGGCGAAAGGCTGACCCGACTGGTGATCTGCAACACTGGGGCGAAAATTGGCACTCACGAGATATGGAACGAGCGTATCGATACTGTGCTGCAGGGCGGCGAACAGGCCATGCGAGACATGCGCGATGCATCGGTTTCGCGCTGGTTCACGCCTGCTTTTGCCCAGCAGCAGCCCCTCGAGGTCGATTGCATCACACAGATGATCGCCGGCACATCACCGCAAGGCTACGCTGCCAACTGCGCGGCGGTTCGCGACGCCGATTATCGTGAGCAGTTGGGTACGATCAAAGTGCCGACGCTCATTGTCTGTGGCGCCAAGGACCCGGTGACGACCACAGAACACGGTCGCTTTATGCAGGCGCGTATACCCGGCGCTGAGCTGATTGAGCTCGATGCAGCGCATCTGTCTAACGTCGAGCAGCGCAATGCCTTCGCTAAGAAAGTGCAGGCATTTTTGGTGTCGCGATGA
- the pcaF gene encoding 3-oxoadipyl-CoA thiolase has protein sequence MTREVFICGAVRTPIGRFGGGLAAVRADDLAAIPLRALLERNPQLDPSAIDEVFMGSANQAGEDNRNVARMAALLAGIPETVPGVTLNRLCASGMDAVGSAFRAIACGEIELAVAGGVESMSRAPYVMGKADTAFGRTQKIEDTTIGWRFINPKMKELYGVDAMPQTADNVAEDYNVSREDQDAFALRSQQRTAAAQAAGFFAEEIVPVVIKGRKGDTVVDSDEHPRADTTAEALARLKPINGADKTVTAGNASGVNDGAAAMILASAEAVQKYGLKPRAKVLGMASAGVAPRVMGYGPVPAVRKLCERLNIAVNDFDVIELNEAFAAQGLAVTRDLGLADDSDKVNPNGGAIALGHPLGMSGARLVLTAIHQLEKTGGKLGLATMCVGVGQGLALAVERV, from the coding sequence ATGACCCGCGAAGTCTTTATCTGCGGCGCCGTGCGTACACCCATCGGCCGCTTCGGCGGCGGCTTGGCAGCGGTGCGGGCCGATGATCTGGCGGCGATTCCGCTTCGCGCGCTACTGGAGCGCAACCCGCAACTCGACCCTTCAGCTATCGACGAAGTGTTCATGGGCAGCGCCAACCAGGCCGGCGAAGACAACCGCAACGTCGCTCGCATGGCCGCTCTGCTGGCCGGTATCCCGGAAACCGTGCCGGGCGTGACCCTCAACCGGCTCTGCGCTTCGGGTATGGATGCTGTGGGGAGCGCCTTTCGCGCCATCGCCTGCGGCGAGATCGAGCTGGCCGTTGCTGGCGGCGTTGAGTCCATGTCCCGCGCGCCCTATGTGATGGGCAAGGCTGACACGGCTTTTGGTCGCACGCAGAAAATCGAGGACACCACCATCGGCTGGCGCTTCATCAACCCAAAGATGAAGGAACTGTATGGCGTCGATGCCATGCCGCAGACCGCCGATAACGTGGCTGAGGACTACAATGTCAGCCGTGAGGATCAGGACGCCTTTGCCCTGCGCAGCCAGCAGCGCACCGCCGCCGCCCAGGCTGCCGGGTTCTTCGCCGAGGAAATCGTACCGGTGGTGATCAAGGGACGTAAGGGCGATACCGTGGTTGATAGCGACGAACATCCCCGTGCGGACACCACGGCCGAAGCGCTGGCGCGGCTCAAGCCGATCAACGGTGCTGACAAGACGGTCACCGCAGGCAACGCTTCAGGGGTGAACGATGGTGCAGCGGCGATGATCCTCGCCAGCGCCGAAGCAGTGCAGAAATACGGCCTCAAGCCGCGCGCCAAAGTCCTCGGCATGGCCAGCGCCGGCGTGGCGCCGCGGGTGATGGGCTATGGTCCGGTGCCGGCGGTGCGCAAACTGTGCGAGCGACTGAACATCGCCGTGAATGATTTCGACGTGATCGAGCTCAACGAAGCCTTCGCCGCCCAGGGCCTGGCCGTGACCCGCGATCTGGGCCTGGCCGATGACAGCGACAAAGTGAACCCCAACGGCGGCGCCATCGCTCTGGGCCATCCGCTGGGCATGAGCGGCGCACGGCTGGTGCTGACAGCGATCCACCAACTGGAAAAAACCGGTGGCAAGCTGGGCCTGGCGACCATGTGTGTGGGTGTGGGTCAGGGACTGGCGCTGGCGGTCGAACGGGTGTGA
- a CDS encoding CoA-transferase subunit beta, translating into MMTYTTNEMMTVAASRRLGNGSVCFVGIGLPSKAANLARLTHAPEVVLIYESGPIGAKPSVLPLSIGDGELAETADTVVPTGEIFRYWLQGGRIDVGFLGAAQVDKYGNINTTVIGDYHQPKVRLPGAGGAPEIAGSAKQVLIILKQSHRTFVDKLAFVTSVGFGEGGEHRKQLGLPGNGPVGIITDLCIMEPEDGTNEFVVTSLHPGVTREQVIENTGWEIRFSEQVATTEAPHAEELEALRALEARTAAAHGQAGGDE; encoded by the coding sequence GTGATGACCTACACGACCAATGAAATGATGACCGTGGCCGCCTCGCGTCGCCTCGGCAATGGCAGCGTCTGCTTCGTCGGCATCGGACTGCCGTCCAAGGCAGCCAACCTGGCGCGTCTGACCCATGCACCGGAAGTGGTGCTGATCTACGAATCCGGCCCCATCGGCGCCAAACCTTCGGTGTTACCGCTGTCCATCGGTGATGGCGAGCTGGCCGAGACCGCTGACACCGTGGTGCCCACAGGTGAGATCTTCCGCTACTGGCTGCAGGGCGGGCGCATTGACGTCGGTTTCCTCGGCGCGGCGCAAGTGGACAAGTACGGCAATATCAACACCACCGTGATTGGCGACTATCACCAGCCCAAGGTGCGCTTGCCAGGGGCGGGCGGGGCGCCGGAAATTGCCGGCTCGGCCAAGCAGGTGTTGATCATTCTCAAGCAGTCGCATCGCACCTTTGTCGACAAGTTGGCATTCGTTACTTCGGTCGGATTCGGCGAAGGCGGCGAGCATCGCAAGCAGCTCGGGCTGCCGGGCAATGGCCCGGTAGGCATCATCACCGACCTGTGCATCATGGAGCCGGAAGACGGCACCAATGAATTCGTGGTGACCTCCCTGCACCCGGGCGTGACCCGCGAGCAGGTGATCGAGAACACCGGCTGGGAAATCCGTTTCTCTGAGCAGGTAGCCACCACCGAAGCGCCACACGCCGAAGAACTGGAAGCGCTGCGTGCGCTGGAAGCCCGCACGGCGGCGGCCCATGGCCAGGCTGGAGGTGACGAATGA
- a CDS encoding CoA transferase subunit A, with protein sequence MAEILSLREAIDRFVRNGDTVALEGFTHLIPTAAAHEIIRQDKKDLTLVRMTPDLVYDLLIGAGCAKKLIFSWGGNPGVGSLHRLRDAVEKQWPQPLEIEEHSHADLANAYVAGASGLPFAVLRAYLGSDLPKVNPMIKFIDCPFTGETLAAVPSVRPDVTVIHAQKADRKGNVLISGILGVQKEAALAAKRCIVTVEEIVDDLQAPMNSCVLPTWALTAVCLVPGGAHPSYAHGYYERDNRFYQAWDPIARSRETFTAWIDEFIRGTADFSAFQAKLAAQQEAK encoded by the coding sequence ATGGCCGAAATTCTTTCTCTCCGCGAAGCAATTGATCGCTTCGTCAGGAACGGCGATACCGTCGCCCTTGAAGGCTTCACCCATCTGATTCCCACCGCTGCCGCTCACGAAATCATTCGCCAGGACAAGAAAGACCTGACCCTGGTGCGGATGACCCCCGACCTGGTCTACGACCTGCTGATCGGCGCCGGCTGTGCGAAGAAGCTGATCTTCTCCTGGGGGGGGAACCCAGGCGTGGGTTCTCTGCATCGCCTGCGTGACGCGGTGGAAAAACAGTGGCCGCAGCCGCTGGAAATCGAAGAACACAGCCACGCCGACCTAGCAAATGCCTACGTCGCGGGCGCCTCCGGCCTGCCGTTCGCGGTGCTGCGTGCCTACCTCGGCTCCGACCTGCCGAAGGTCAACCCGATGATCAAGTTCATCGACTGCCCGTTCACCGGCGAGACCCTGGCGGCAGTGCCCAGCGTGCGCCCGGACGTCACCGTGATCCACGCGCAGAAGGCCGACCGCAAGGGCAACGTGCTGATCTCCGGGATTCTTGGCGTACAGAAGGAGGCGGCTCTGGCAGCCAAGCGCTGCATCGTCACCGTCGAGGAAATTGTCGATGACCTGCAGGCGCCGATGAATTCCTGCGTGCTGCCAACCTGGGCGCTAACCGCCGTCTGCCTGGTCCCGGGTGGCGCACATCCGTCCTACGCACATGGCTACTACGAGCGCGACAACCGCTTCTATCAGGCGTGGGACCCGATTGCCCGCAGCCGTGAAACCTTTACCGCTTGGATTGATGAATTTATCCGCGGTACCGCCGATTTCAGTGCATTCCAGGCCAAGCTGGCCGCGCAGCAGGAGGCCAAGTGA
- a CDS encoding IclR family transcriptional regulator C-terminal domain-containing protein has translation MTEESRPAVPPMAPAIVASPAKRIEALTGDPNFMSSLARGLAVIHAFQERKRHLTIAQISHRTEIPRAAVRRCLYTLIKLGYATTDGRTYSLLPKVLTLGHAYLSSTPLAVTAQPILDQLSNQLHEACSMATLEGDEVLYVARSATPQRLISVDLSVGSRLPAYCTSMGRILLAALDDAALDDYLENANLQIKTSRTLHTPEAIRASVAEIRQQGWVIVDQELEIGLRSLAVPLKDSAGQVLAALNVGTHVSRVTRQELETRFLPMLLEASKELSTRLFH, from the coding sequence ATGACTGAGGAATCTCGCCCCGCTGTACCGCCAATGGCGCCGGCCATCGTGGCATCGCCGGCCAAGCGCATTGAAGCGCTGACAGGCGACCCGAATTTCATGAGTTCACTGGCGCGCGGGCTGGCGGTCATCCATGCTTTTCAGGAGCGCAAGCGCCACCTGACCATCGCCCAGATCAGCCACCGCACCGAGATCCCCAGGGCGGCGGTACGGCGATGCCTGTATACGCTGATCAAGCTCGGCTACGCCACCACTGACGGGCGAACCTATTCGCTGTTGCCCAAGGTGCTGACCCTCGGCCACGCCTACCTGTCCTCGACACCCCTGGCCGTAACCGCGCAGCCGATTCTCGACCAGCTCAGCAACCAGCTCCACGAGGCATGTTCCATGGCCACGTTGGAAGGCGATGAGGTGCTCTATGTCGCCCGCTCGGCCACACCCCAGCGGCTGATTTCCGTCGACCTCAGCGTCGGCAGCCGGTTGCCGGCCTACTGCACGTCCATGGGCCGCATCCTGCTGGCCGCGCTGGATGATGCGGCGCTGGACGACTATCTGGAAAACGCCAATCTGCAGATCAAGACCAGCCGCACGCTGCATACCCCGGAAGCCATTCGTGCATCGGTTGCCGAAATTCGCCAGCAGGGCTGGGTCATTGTCGATCAGGAGCTGGAAATCGGGCTGCGTTCACTGGCCGTGCCCTTGAAGGATTCTGCCGGCCAGGTCCTGGCGGCACTCAACGTTGGCACCCACGTCAGCCGCGTGACTCGCCAGGAACTGGAAACCCGTTTCCTGCCGATGCTACTGGAAGCAAGCAAAGAGCTGAGTACGCGCCTGTTTCATTGA
- a CDS encoding OprD family porin, with protein sequence MLNISPLALAIGASLAMPSAFAAEGGFIEDTTATLQARNYYFSRDFSDIVGPSQQSKSEEWAQGFILKVNSGYTQGTVGFGVDLLGQLGIKLDSGGGRVNTGLLPNDRDGKAVDNYSRLGAALKVRLSQTELKIGEQTPNLPVLTFSDIRLLPPTYQGASIVSQEIDGLTLHGGQFRSGSLLNAAGDDKMRAKLGHTPQLGGDAASDRFNYTGADYAFNDKRTSVGVWYAQLEDIYNQRFYNLKHSEPVGDWVLGTNIGFYHSKEDGDQLLGNIDNQAAYSQLSARYGGHTFMVGYQAMFGDDAFPRVFNNITPLGNEVPTYEFAGADERSWQVRHDYDFSALGIPGLVTTVRYISGDNVDTGRGFEGKEWERDLDVGYTFQSGPLKNLNVRVRNVVARSNYRSDIDENRLIFNYTWQLL encoded by the coding sequence ATGCTGAACATCTCTCCGCTGGCCCTGGCTATCGGAGCCTCCTTGGCGATGCCGTCTGCCTTCGCTGCCGAGGGTGGTTTCATTGAGGACACCACGGCGACCCTGCAGGCACGCAATTATTATTTCAGCCGTGACTTCTCCGATATCGTCGGTCCCAGCCAGCAGTCCAAGTCCGAAGAATGGGCGCAGGGCTTCATTCTCAAAGTGAACTCCGGCTACACCCAGGGCACGGTAGGTTTCGGCGTCGATCTGCTCGGCCAGCTAGGCATCAAGCTCGATAGCGGCGGGGGGCGGGTCAATACCGGGTTGTTGCCGAACGACAGAGATGGCAAGGCCGTGGATAACTACAGCCGTCTCGGCGCGGCGCTCAAGGTGCGGCTGTCGCAGACCGAGTTAAAGATCGGGGAGCAAACGCCTAACCTGCCGGTGCTCACCTTCAGCGATATCCGCCTGCTGCCGCCGACCTACCAGGGCGCCAGTATCGTTTCCCAGGAGATCGACGGTCTGACCCTACATGGTGGCCAGTTCCGTTCCGGCAGCCTGCTGAATGCGGCGGGTGACGACAAGATGCGCGCAAAACTCGGCCATACACCACAGCTGGGTGGCGACGCGGCCAGCGACCGCTTCAACTACACCGGTGCCGATTATGCCTTCAACGACAAGCGAACCTCGGTGGGCGTCTGGTACGCGCAGTTGGAAGATATCTACAACCAGCGCTTCTACAACCTCAAGCACAGCGAGCCGGTGGGCGACTGGGTACTGGGCACCAACATTGGTTTCTATCACTCCAAGGAGGACGGCGACCAGCTGCTGGGCAATATCGACAACCAGGCGGCGTACTCCCAGCTTTCCGCCAGGTATGGCGGGCACACCTTTATGGTTGGCTATCAGGCCATGTTCGGCGATGACGCCTTTCCACGCGTGTTCAACAACATCACGCCGCTGGGGAATGAGGTCCCCACCTATGAGTTCGCCGGCGCCGATGAGCGCTCCTGGCAGGTTCGCCATGACTACGACTTCAGCGCGCTGGGCATCCCCGGTCTGGTGACCACGGTGCGCTATATCTCGGGCGACAACGTGGACACCGGCAGGGGCTTCGAGGGCAAGGAGTGGGAGCGCGATCTGGATGTGGGTTACACCTTCCAGAGTGGCCCGCTGAAAAACCTCAACGTGCGTGTGCGCAATGTCGTCGCGCGTTCCAACTACCGCAGCGACATCGACGAGAACCGCTTGATCTTCAACTACACCTGGCAGCTGCTGTAA